Proteins encoded together in one Triticum dicoccoides isolate Atlit2015 ecotype Zavitan chromosome 7B, WEW_v2.0, whole genome shotgun sequence window:
- the LOC119340887 gene encoding protein ALP1-like gives MSALVVRSGKRKSRTECISYGLMDETDRVRRQYFEDKIWKDDATCLNMLRLGRGPFFRFCRLLRDRRLLQDTIHMSVEQQVGTFLHTVGHNIRDTPAGDNFRITGEVVSRYFKKVIRAIGELRHDLIREPLLATPTKIEGNHQWDPYFKDCVGVIDGTHVRASVTEDMEPRCRGRKTHATQNVMAAVDFDLRFTFVLAGWEGSAHDTQVLRDALERENGLRVPQGKFYLVGAGHGAKPGFLPPFRGVRCHLNEWGHNLVQDEKELFNHRHFSLRTTVKRASGSLKGRFKILDEAKPFFSYPTQVDIVIACCTVHNWVINDGIDKFIIPETECVANINHAPMTNAQPNGLANMVSFRQGIANQMWEDRQNYLQHSSM, from the exons ATGTCGGCCTTGGTTGTCCGGTCTGGGAAAAGGAAAAGTAGGACTGAATGCATAAGTTATGGACTGATGGACGAGACAGATAGGGTGAGAAGACAGTATTTTGAGGACAAAATATGGAAGGATGATGCAACTTGTTTGAACATGCTTAGGCTTGGAAGAGGACCTTTCTTCCGGTTCTGTCGACTTTTAAGGGACCGCAGGTTGCTCCAAGACACGATTCATATGTCTGTTGAGCAGCAAGTTGGCACGTTCTTGCACACCGTTGGACACAACATTAGGGATACGCCAGCTGGTGACAACTTTCGTATAACCGGTGAAGTTGTTAGTCGTTATTTCAAAAAAGTCATCCGTGCCATTGGAGAGCTGCGCCATGACCTTATTAGGGAACCCTTGTTAGCGACCCCAACCAAAATAGAAGGGAATCACCAGTGGGATCCATACTTTAAG GATTGTGTTGGAGTTATTGATGGTACACATGTACGAGCCTCTGTTACAGAGGACATGGAGCCTCGCTGTCGTGGTAGAAAGACCCATGCCACTCAAAATGTGATGGCGGCTGTTGATTTTGATCTTCGGTTCACATTTGTGTTGGCTGGTTGGGAGGGGTCAGCACATGATACTCAAGTTTTACGTGATGCCTTAGAACGTGAAAATGGTCTACGTGTTCCACAAG GAAAATTCTATCTCGTTGGTGCTGGACATGGAGCCAAACCAGGGTTCTTGCCTCCTTTTCGTGGTGTGAGGTGCCATTTAAATGAGTGGGGGCACAATCTTGTTCAAGATGAGAAGGAATTGTTTAACCACAGACATTTTTCTCTTCGTACGACTGTAAAGCGTGCATCTGGGTCACTCAAGGGGAGATTCAAAATCCTTGATGAGGCCAAGCCATTTTTCTCCTATCCTACTCAAGTAGATATTGTTATAGCTTGTTGCACTGTTCACAACTGGGTTATAAATGATGGGATAGATAAATTTATCATACCTGAGACTGAATGTGTTGCCAATATTAACCATGCTCCAATGACAAATGCCCAACCAAATGGACTTGCAAACATGGTTAGTTTTCGGCAGGGAATCGCCAATCAAATGTGGGAAGACCGACAAAACTACTTGCAGCACAGTAGTATGTAA